In one window of Ovis aries strain OAR_USU_Benz2616 breed Rambouillet chromosome 3, ARS-UI_Ramb_v3.0, whole genome shotgun sequence DNA:
- the LOC101116720 gene encoding olfactory receptor 1361-like: protein MAARNRTEVTEFVLLGLSSWPEMQPVIFGIVLPMYLVAVMGNALLMTAALSDPKLQTPMYFLLSQLSFIDISLTTITVPQMLVHTLSVNRTISFNCCMLQLFFFMAVGSMEGHLLAAMAYDRYVAICDPLRYSAIISHRLCLRITLTSWVIVSLNSLLYSVLVTRLTFCGNQVTHFFCDITPLLKLSCPRPVVNEMLIFTEGVAVVVSPFFILGSYARIGVAITHMHSVSALHKALSTCSPHILVVLLLYGSVICMYLRPSSSYDLDQERQVAIFYTVVTPMLNPLIYSLRNQEVKSALRRLFRKLCISSNFQPGSQANGEWQHSS, encoded by the coding sequence ATGGCTGCTAGAAACAGGACAGAAGTAACAGAATTTGTTTTATTGGGTCTGTCCAGCTGGCCAGAGATGCAACCAGTTATTTTTGGGATCGTCCTTCCCATGTACCTGGTGGCAGTTATGGGCAATGCTCTGTTAATGACTGCTGCCCTCTCAGACCCCAAGCTTCagacccccatgtacttcttgcTCAGCCAACTTTCCTTCATTGACATCTCTCTGACAACCATCACTGTTCCCCAGATGCTGGTGCACACACTGTCTGTGAACAGAACCATCTCCTTCAACTGCTGCATGCTCCAGctcttctttttcatggctgtgGGCAGCATGGAAGGCCACTTGTTGGCTGctatggcctatgaccgctacgtGGCTATCTGTGACCCCTTAAGATACTCTGCCATCATCAGCCATCGCCTCTGCTTACGCATAACATTGACCTCGTGGGTGATCGTCAGCCTCAACAGCCTCCTTTATAGTGTGTTGGTCACCCGCTTAACTTTCTGTGGCAACCAGGTCACCCACTTCTTCTGTGACATCACACCCTTGCTGAAGCTCTCCTGCCCCCGGCCAGTGGTCAATGAGAtgttaatatttactgagggGGTAGCCGTGGTGGTCAGCCCCTTCTTTATTTTAGGTTCCTATGCCCGCATTGGTGTGGCCATAACCCACATGCACTCAGTTTCTGCCCTGCATAAAGCCCTGTCCACCTGTAGCCCCCACATCCTGGTTGTGCTGCTCCTGTACGGCTCTGTGATCTGCATGTACCTCCGGCCATCTTCCAGCTACGACTTGGACCAGGAGCGTCAGGTGGCCATCTTTTACACAGTTGTTACCCCTATGCTAAACCCACTGATCTACAGCCTAAGAAACCAGGAGGTGAAGAGTGCCCTGCGAAGGCTTTTCAGGAAGCTCTGTATCTCAAGCAACTTCCAACCTGGTTCCCAGGCAAACGGGGAATGGCAGCACAGCTCCTGA
- the LOC101116470 gene encoding olfactory receptor 1B1-like — MGCAPNASHSPVFLLLMFSGAEVPPIVLFVLFLAIYLTTMMGNVTLVLLISWDSRLHSPMYYLLRGLSVIDMGLSTVILPQLLAHLVTHDPAIPAARCLAQLFFFYVFGVTDTLVISVMALDRYMAICDPLHYPSVMNRQCCARLLALCWVASVVHSMLHLGLLLPLSWAADAEGNVRLLHFFCDHRPLLRASCSDIHSNELAIFLEGGFLMMGPCALIVLSYVCIGATILRLPSAAGRRRAVSTCGSHLTMVGFFYGTVIWVYFQPPSQNSQDQDMVAAVMYTSITPLANPFVYSLRNKDVQSAFHRLLRGGRVAS; from the coding sequence ATGGGATGTGCCCCTAATGCTTCAcattctccagttttcttgcttctcATGTTCTCAGGAGCTGAAGTCCCCCCCATTGTCCTCTTTGTCCTGTTCCTGGCTATTTACCTGACCACCATGATGGGGAATGTGACTTTAGTGCTGCTCATCTCCTGGGACTCCAGGCTCCACTCACCTATGTACTATCTGCTCCGTGGTCTCTCAGTTATAGACATGGGGCTGTCCACAGTCATTCTGCCCCAGTTGCTGGCCCATCTGGTCACTCATGACCCAGCCATTCCTGCTGCCCGCTGCCTGGCCCAGTTATTCTTCTTCTATGTGTTTGGCGTTACAGACACACTTGTTATTTCTGTCATGGCTCTGGATCGATACATGGCCATCTGTGACCCTCTGCACTACCCTTCAGTGATGAATCGCCAATGCTGTGCCCGCTTACTGGCCTTGTGTTGGGTGGCGTCTGTGGTGCACAGCATGCTGCATTTGGGTCTCCTCTTGCCTCTCTCCTGGGCTGCAGATGCCGAAGGCAACGTTCGCCTTCTCCACTTCTTTTGTGACCACCGACCACTTTTGCGAGCCTCTTGCTCTGACATCCATTCCAATGAGCTGGCCATATTCTTGGAGGGAGGCTTCCTCATGATGGGCCCTTGTGCCCTCATTGTACTCTCCTATGTCTGCATTGGGGCCACCATCCTACGTTTGCCCTCAGCAGCTGGTCGCCGCCGTGCAGTCTCCACCTGCGGGTCCCATCTCACCATGGTTGGCTTTTTCTATGGCACCGTCATCTGGGTCTACTTCCAGCCTCCTTCCCAGAACTCTCAGGATCAGGACATGGTGGCTGCTGTGATGTACACGTCCATTACTCCTTTGGCCAACCCTTTTGTGTACAGCCTTCGCAACAAGGATGTCCAGAGTGCATTCCATAGGCTGCTTAGAGGAGGGAGGGTGGCCTCCTGA
- the LOC101116979 gene encoding olfactory receptor 1Q1, giving the protein MDNTTWTSVSHFVLWGISTHQEEQIPLCLLFLLMSTINISGNSVIIILIISAPRLQTPMYVFLSNLALADICFTSTTVPKMLQNTFSSTKAISYMGCLTQTYFFICFAAMENFLLAVMAYDRYIAICHPFRYCMILNRKLCSHLVAVCHILSHLHALLHTFLMGRLIFCADNRIPHFFCDLYPLMKISCSSTHLNTLRIHTEGVIVISGALAIIMASYACIISAVLQSPSAKGKWRAFSTCGSHLTVVAIFYGTLTWVYFRPLTSYSVAGGRTLTVIYTVVTPMLNPFIIA; this is encoded by the coding sequence ATGGACAATACCACCTGGACCAGTGTgtcccattttgttctttgggGCATTTCTACCCACCAGGAAGAGCAGATCCCGCTCTGTCTCCTTTTTCTGCTCATGTCTACCATCAACATTTCTGGCAACTCTGTCATCATTATCCTGATTATCTCTGCTCCACGCCTCCAAACTCCCATGTATGTCTTTCTTAGCAACTTGGCCTTGGCAGACATCTGCTTCACCTCCACCACAGTCCCCAAGATGCTGCAGAACACTTTCTCTTCTACCAAGGCCATTTCCTACATGGGTTGCTTAACACAGacttatttcttcatttgctttGCAGCCATGGAGAACTTCCTCCTGGCTGTGATGGCCTATGACAGATACATCGCCATCTGCCACCCTTTCCGCTACTGTATGATTCTGAACAGGAAGCTGTGTTCACACTTGGTGGCTGTGTGCCACATCCTCTCCCATCTTCATGCCCTGCTGCACACCTTTCTCATGGGCAGATTGATCTTCTGTGCAGATAACAGGATCCCCCACTTCTTCTGCGACCTCTACCCTCTGATGAAGATCTCCTGCTCCAGCACCCACCTCAACACCTTGAGGATTCACACGGAAGGAGTCATTGTCATCAGTGGCGCTCTGGCCATCATCATGGCCTCCTACGCCTGCATCATCTCAGCAGTCCTCCAGAGCCCCTCAGCCAAAGGCAAGTGGAGAGCCTTTTCTACCTGCGGCTCCCACCTCACTGTGGTGGCTATATTCTATGGGACCCTCACCTGGGTCTACTTCCGGCCCCTTACCAGCTATTCAGTGGCTGGGGGTCGTACCCTGACTGTCATATACACAGTAGTGACCCCCATGTTGAACCCCTTCATTATAGCCTAA
- the LOC101117238 gene encoding olfactory receptor 1361-like, whose amino-acid sequence MDLDRRNQLGTYEFLLMGLSEHPEQQPLLFGLFLGMYLVTVWGNLLIILAIGSDVHLHAPMYLFLANLSFSDIGFISTVIPKMLNNIGSGSRWISYGGCLTQLYFFGLFADLDNFLLAVMALDRYVAISQPLHYAITMNSQRCILLVAGSWVVTTFHALVHTLLVTRLSFYGPNVIPHFFCDLVPLLKLACSSTYANDLVLILVAGTLLIGPSVCILMSYFYIALAILGIDSPKGKQKAFSNCTSHLSVVSLFYTTAIGVYLCPPSSPSGGKDQVFSVMYTAVTPMLNPFIYSLRNRDIKGALGKILKRNMFNTLSWD is encoded by the exons ATGG ACTTGGACAGAAGAAACCAGTTGGGCACGTATGAATTTCTTCTCATGGGCCTCTCTGAGCACCCAGAGCAGCAGCCTCTCCTGTTTGGGCTCTTCCTGGGCATGTACCTGGTCACCGTCTGGGGGAACCTGCTTATCATCCTGGCCATTGGCTCTGACGTGCACCTCCACGCCCCCATGTACCTCTTCCTGGCCAACCTGTCCTTCTCTGACATTGGTTTTATCTCTACAGTCATTCCCAAGATGCTCAATAATATTGGCTCAGGAAGTAGATGGATTTCTTATGGTGGGTGCCTGACACAACTCTATTTCTTTGGCCTGTTTGCAGATCTGGACAACTTTCTCCTGGCTGTGATGGCACTGGATCGCTATGTGGCCATCAGCCAACCTCTCCATTATGCCATTACCATGAACTCCCAACGCTGCATCCTGTTGGTGGCTGGGTCATGGGTGGTCACTACCTTCCATGCCCTAGTGCACACCCTCCTGGTGACCAGGCTTTCCTTCTATGGCCCCAATGTCATCCCCCACTTCTTCTGTGATCTGGTCCCACTCCTAAAGCTGGCCTGCTCCAGCACTTATGCCAATGACCTGGTGCTCATCCTTGTGGCAGGAACACTGTTAATTGGACCCTCTGTCTGCATCCTTATGTCTTACTTTTACATTGCATTGGCTATCCTAGGAATCGATTCCCCAAAGGGTAAGCAAAAGGCCTTTTCCAATTGCACCTCACACCTCTCTGTGGTCTCTCTGTTTTACACCACAGCTATTGGGGTCTATTTATgccctccatcatccccttcagGTGGAAAGGACCAAGTCTTCTCAGTAATGTACACGGCGGTGACCCCTATGTtgaaccccttcatctacagCCTGAGAAACAGGGATATAAAGGGGGCACTGGGGAAAATACTCAAAAGAAACATGTTTAACACTCTTTCTTGGGACTGA